A window of Bacillus rossius redtenbacheri isolate Brsri chromosome 4 unlocalized genomic scaffold, Brsri_v3 Brsri_v3_scf4_1, whole genome shotgun sequence contains these coding sequences:
- the LOC134541536 gene encoding E3 ubiquitin-protein ligase MARCHF3-like gives MQSAGTAGGGAPVGDDVISGTSGEERMVTVSFATSEQREDSVNTVDVRASSSGSGSGLMSQSLCCRICLGLSEESLLSPCQCVGSLAFVHRSCLEKWLSSSGRDYCELCGHKYRVQRVPCYGLCASLRVWALHPSVREDLRYCDSMVILCFFAVTVIAWTCLRAGRVDSVDPAEAVFCCLALLSLAVALHVLGTLLAEWWLWWRSCSRAHLVAD, from the exons ATGCAGTCTGCTGGGACTGCGGGAGGAGGGGCGCCGGTCGGCGATGACGTCATCTCCGGCACCTCCGGCGAGGAGAGGATGGTCACAGTCTCCTTCGCCACTTCGGAGCAGCGAGAGGACTCTGTCAACACG GTGGATGTGCGGGCGAGCTCCAGCGGCAGTGGCAGTGGGCTGATGAGCCAGTCGCTGTGTTGCCGTATCTGCCTGGGCCTGAGCGAGGAGTCGCTGCTGTCTCCCTGCCAGTGCGTGGGCTCGCTGGCCTTCGTTCACCGCTCCTGCCTGGAGAAGTGGCTCAGCTCGTCCGGGCGCGACTACTGCGAGCTGTGCGGGCACAAGTACCGCGTGCAGCGGGTTCCTTGTTATGGCCTTTGTGCCAGCCTGCGGGTCTGGGCGCTCCACCCCAGTGTGCGGGAAGATCTGCGCTACTGCGATAGTATGGTGATTCTCTG CTTCTTCGCGGTGACGGTGATCGCGTGGACGTGCCTGCGCGCCGGCCGCGTGGACTCGGTGGACCCGGCGGAGGCCGTGTTCTGCTGCCTCGCCCTGCTGTCGCTGGCGGTGGCCCTGCACGTGCTCGGCACGCTGCTGGCGGAGTGGTGGCTGTGGTGGCGCAGCTGCTCGCGCGCGCACCTCGTCGCCGACTAG
- the LOC134541575 gene encoding E3 ubiquitin-protein ligase MARCHF11-like, with the protein MQSAGTAGGGAPVGDDVISGTSGEERMVTVSFATSEQREDSVNTVDVRASSSGSGSGLISQSLCCRICLGLSEEELLSPCRCVGTLAFVHRSCLEKWLSIAGRDYCELCGHKYRVLRVRCYNACTSLRVWVRHRSVRFHLLLDICLVLLSLVAVGLIIRTCLQYSRYAANRPLVFVFSGVGVLAYCLIIHTLLKMHLVDWWRWWNSCAHVRLLLD; encoded by the exons ATGCAGTCTGCTGGGACTGCGGGAGGAGGGGCGCCGGTTGGCGATGACGTCATCTCCGGCACCTCCGGCGAGGAGAGGATGGTCACAGTCTCCTTCGCCACTTCGGAGCAGCGAGAGGACTCTGTCAACACG GTGGACGTGCGGGCTAGCTCCAGCGGCAGTGGTAGTGGGCTGATTAGCCAGTCGCTGTGTTGCCGTATCTGCCTGGGCCTGAGCGAAGAGGAGCTGCTGTCTCCCTGCCGGTGCGTGGGCACACTGGCCTTCGTGCACCGCTCCTGCCTGGAGAAGTGGCTCAGCATCGCTGGTCGCGACTACTGCGAGCTGTGCGGGCACAAGTACCGTGTGCTGCGGGTGCGCTGCTACAATGCCTGCACAAGCCTGCGGGTTTGGGTGCGCCATCGTAGCGTTCGCTTTCACTTGCTGCTTGACATCTGCCTGGTGCTGCTCAG CCTGGTGGCCGTGGGGCTGATCATCAGGACGTGCCTGCAGTACAGCCGCTACGCCGCCAACCGCCCGCTCGTGTTCGTGTTCTCCGGCGTGGGCGTGCTGGCCTACTGCCTCATCATCCACACGCTGCTCAAGATGCACCTGGTGGACTGGTGGCGCTGGTGGAACAGCTGCGCCCACGTGCGGCTGCTGCTGGACTAG
- the LOC134541692 gene encoding E3 ubiquitin-protein ligase MARCHF3-like, giving the protein MQSAGTAGGGAPVGDDVTSGTSGEERMVTVSFATSEQREDSVNTVDVRASSSGSGSGLMSQSLCCRICLGQSEEALLSPCHCVGTLAFVHRSCLEKWLSIAGRDYCELCGHKYRVLREHLYSMCASLWAWALHPSVREDMYHGACIVVFCTSVVALLVVARGGAGPDDPFATVLCGVAALALVVLLHALVRALLVEWWRWWRHCARMRLYLDD; this is encoded by the exons ATGCAGTCTGCTGGGACTGCGGGAGGAGGGGCGCCGGTCGGCGATGACGTCACCTCCGGTACCTCCGGCGAGGAGAGGATGGTCACAGTCTCCTTCGCCACTTCGGAGCAGCGAGAGGACTCTGTCAACACG GTGGACGTGCGGGCGAGCTccagtggcagtggcagtggtCTGATGAGCCAGTCGCTGTGTTGCCGTATCTGCCTGGGCCAGAGCGAGGAGGCGCTGCTGTCTCCCTGCCATTGCGTGGGCACACTGGCCTTCGTGCACCGCTCCTGCCTGGAGAAGTGGCTCAGCATCGCTGGTCGCGACTACTGCGAGCTGTGCGGGCACAAGTACCGTGTGCTGCGGGAACATCTTTACAGCATGTGCGCCAGCCTTTGGGCCTGGGCGCTCCACCCCAGTGTGCGGGAAGATATGTACCATGGTGCCTGCATTGTGGTCTTTTG CACATCCGTGGTGGCGCTGCTCGTGGTGGCGCGCGGCGGCGCGGGCCCGGACGACCCCTTCGCGACCGTGTTGTGCGGCGTCGCGGCGCTCGCGCTGGTGGTGCTCCTGCACGCGCTCGTGAGGGCGCTGCTGGTGGAGTGGTGGCGCTGGTGGCGCCACTGCGCGCGCATGCGCCTCTACCTCGACGACTAG